In the Permianibacter fluminis genome, CTTCGGGTAACCAGAAAAGCAGACTGGCGTCGTCCAGTTGCTCGATATGCCAGCGGCCCTTGCGCTCCGCCAGCGGTGCTGGCAACGGCAGGACCTGTCCGGCCGGGAACTGCCAGATGCGCAGCGCGCCAGCAGCGGCAACGGCCTGTGCGGCGGGATAACCGGCGGGCAATGCCGGCGTGTCGGGATCGAGTGTCGGAAGTGTTTTCAGCGCCGGTTGGCTGAGCGCTGATTGAGCACCGAAATACAGCCACCAATCGCTGCTCGCCGGGCGATAAAACGCCGCTGTGGTCAGCGGCTCAGGTGGCGGCGCGACGGTGACCTGCGGCGCCGGTTTGCGCCAGGCAAACCAGGCCGAGGTCGCCAGCAATGCAATGCCTACCAACATCAGCAACAGCGGCAACCACTGCATCTTGCGCGACGACATCCCAGCCCCTGCGGCGTGACCGAGCCGGTTTTGGCTCAGCCGGAATGGTGCAGCAGCGGTGCCGCTTTAGTCCAGCGTGTCAGCGTAATCGATGCGGGCAAACTGCTGGCGTTGCATGCGTGGGTCGGCGCAATGGGCAATCGGGGTGACGGTAATCGTTTGCTCGCCGCTGGCCCAACGCTGGTGCTGGTAGCGGACAATTTGCTCGCGGCCGGACCAACGCAGCTCGCGATCCGGCTCTCGCAGGTGTTGGTCACCAGCGCCGAGCTTGGTCAACGTTGCAGCATCGGCCAGCGTATGCAGCGCACGGAAATCCCCGTCAAAGCCAAAATCGGCGAACTCACTGGGTAGCAGGCGAATCTCCTGCTGGGTCCGGTCGTCAAACAGCGAATAGGCAATGCTGCCATCGGCCAGCCTTTCGTAGCGCCGCACCATGCCGTCCGGGTGGCTGTGCGCGCTCTTTGCTGCTGGCTCGGATGGTTCCGCCACCTGTGGTCGCACGCGCTCGAATGCAATCACGTTGTCGGTGCGATACAGCCGCTCGCGATAGCGTTCGGTGAGTTCAACACCATCCGCTCTTTGTTGGCGGCGACTGATGCTCAGTTCCGCACAGAAAAGTTGGCCGTCGGCAGCCATGCTGGTGGCCGGTATTGCTGTGTTTGGTGTTGCGGCTTTTTTTTCAGCGGTGTTTGGCGTCGATGCGTTGGCGATGGGAGCTGCCAGCAATGAGGCAAGTATGGCGGATGCAAGCAAGGCCGATGCACGCAATTCAGCATCGGCAAGCAGGAAAATACGAAACGACATGAGTCTTTGTCCGAAAAGCCATTGGCGCGCACGTCAGGATGCGGCCGTGAGCGCCAATGCGAGTGATTACAAACCGAGTGCGTCTTTGACCAGGCTGAACACCTTGGTGTTGTCCATCGTGCCTTTGAACGACTTGGCGCCCGCGCCGTCGGCAAACAGCATGACATCACCGCCACCATGGGTTTCGCTGCCCTGACGCACGATTGTTTCCTGCAAGTAGGCAGGATCCATTGCCTGCTCGCTGCTTACGCTGGTGCGAATTGCTGGCCGGTTTGGACCATTACCAAAAACCAGGGTGGTGTAGCTCTGGCCGTCGGCATCCAGCAGCGGTTCGTTGTGCTTGTAGTCGCGGACGATGTCGAGCACCGAATTGCCTTTCTTGCCATAACCGTTGAACACCATCGTGTGATCGTGATCGGCGGTGACGACAATCAGCGTATTGCTGAGATCCACCTTGGTCAGCGCCAGCTTGATGGCGTCGTCGAAGGCAACGGCATCTTCCAGTGCGCGCTTGGCATTGGTGCCATGCAAGGCATGATCGATACGGCCGCCTTCAACCATAAGGAAATAACCGTCGCTATCGTTTTTCAGTACATCGATGGCCTTCGCGGTCATCTCTGCCAGTGACGGCTGGGTGTTGTTGACGTTGCTGGCGCGGTCAAATTCATAATCCAGATGACTGCGGCTGCTGAACACGCCAAACAATTTGCTACCGGCGGTGGGCGTGACGGCAGCGAGCTCGGTGTTGCTGCGCACGGTGGTATAGCCCAGCGCGCCGAGTTCGGCGACCAGATCGCGGCCATCGGCCCGGCCCTTGTTGTTGGTCGTGGCGTTAAACGGTGTCCACTCGTTGGCACCGCCGCCCATGATGACATCAAGGCCGTTGCCCAGCGCGGTGTTGTAGCCATCACCGCCGGGTACTGCTTGCTTGGCGATGTCGTAATAGGCATCGCGGTGACAGATGTGCGCGTAAACGGCGGCCGGCGTGGCGTGCGTGATGGTGGTCGTGGTCACGACACCAGCAGCTTTGCCCTTGGCTTTGGCCAACTCCGCCAGCGTCGGTACGGCATGGCCGTTGCTGCCATCGCAGCCGCTCAGACCGGCGTTGTTGTTGCCATCACGCAGGGGGGCTTGGGCAAGCGTATCAGCGCTCATGCTGAGCACTTCGTTGTTCATTTTTACGCCGGTCATGTAGGCCGACATAGACGGCGCACTGTCGGTCGTCTGGGCGTCATGCGAGAAGGTCTTGATTTTGGCGGTACGTGACAGCGTGCCCATGGTCAGCTGGCCGGCTTCGCCGTATTTGTGCAGGCGCGCGGCCGTGACGACGGTTGGGCCCATGCCGTCACCGAGAAAGAAAATGACGTTTTTGGCTTCGCCGGCAGCGTGTGCGCTGGTGGCAGCACCGAGCGCGAGCGCCAGTGCAGTGAGAACAGTTGCTTTCATTTCAGCATTCCCTGAAGTGTGTTGAGCCGAATTGGTGATTGCAAATTCGCTGGATGATCTGCTTGATGCGTCGGGTCGATTACAGATCGGCCGCTTTGCGTACCAGGCTGAACACCTCGGTGTTGTCGATGACGCCGTGGAATGCGTCTGCGCCATAACCGAGTGCACCGAGCCAGACATCGGTACCGCCATGGGTTTCGCTGCCGACCGCGGTGCGAATCGCCGCTTCCTGATGGAAGTTGTTGGCGCTGGTTTCGGCATCGGTCAGCGGTGCAAAATTGCTGCGGGCCCCTTGCGGACGGTTTTCACCGTTGCCGAACGCCAGAATCGGGAACGGCATGCCGTCGGCGTCGGTGGCAATCGAGCCGTCGCTGTAATTGCGCATCACACCCAGCACGCCCGCGTTGTTGGCGGTGGTCTTGCCGGTGCGAGCGGCGTAACCGAGCATGGTCATGGTGTGATCGTGATCCGCCGTCACGACAATCAGGGTGTTTTTCAGTTTCGGATCGGTCTTGCGCACCTCGGCAATGGCTGCCTTGATGGCATTGTCGAACGCGACCGTATCCTGCAGTGCGCGTTTGGCGTTGGTTTCATGTAGCGCGTGATCGATGCGGCCACCTTCCACCATCAGAAAGAAACCGCTGCGCTTTTGCTGCAGAATCTGAATCGCCTTGCTGGTCATTTCGGCCAGCGACGGCTCCTTGGCCGGATCGCGATCCAGGTCGTAACTCATGTGGCTCTTGGTGAACAGACCAAAGGCTTTCTGGGTATTGCTACCGTTCAGGCTGTCGAATGCGGCGCGCTTGCTGACATCAACATAGCCTTCGGCTTTCAGTTGGGCTGTCAGATCCACGCCATCGGTACGACTGCCTCCCGCCGACGCCGGCAGGAAATGGCGGGCACCACCACCGAAAATGACTTCAATGCCGTCACCGAGTTTGCGGTTGTAATGGCGCTTTGCCGGCACCAATTGCGCGGCGATGTCATTTTCCAGATCGCGATGGCAGATATGCGCGTATGTGGCTGCCGGGGTGGCGTGGGTGATCCGTGCCGTGCTGACAATGCCGGTGACCCGACCGTGTTTTTCAGCCAGCTCCAGCAGTGTTTCGACCGGCTGACCGTTGCCGCTGCCACAGAGATTGGTCGAGTTGGCGCCGGGTGTGACGGCCTCGGTATCCGGGCTCATGCTGAGCACTTCGTTATTGGTTTTGACACCGGTCATGTAGGCCGACATCGACGGCGCACTGTCGGTGACTTGTGCGTCATTGGAATAGGTCTTGACGAACGCGGTTTCCGGCAAGGTGTCCATGGTCAACTCGCCGTCTTCGCCGACGGCGTAAACCCGGGCCGCGGTCATCGGTGCTATGCCCATGCCGTCGCCCAGAAAGAAAATCACATTGCGCGCTTTCGGTTCATCTTCTTTTTTACAACCGGCCAGCGTGGCGAGTGCCAGCGCTGCCACGACCGGTACCATGACCAGTGCCTGCTTTTTCATGCTCCAACTCCTGCAAAGGGTTCCTGAGACCGCAGCAGCGTAGGGGCAGCAGATGACTGACCAGTGACGGCAAGATGACGAATTCGTGGGACGCTTGTCACAAAGGCGCTACGATCTGATACAAATCGGGGGGGCCGGCTCACCTAGAATGCCGGGCCGGTCATTCCGTGGCTGGGTAAATGCCAAAAAGAAAGGGGAAGTCGATGAAGCAGTTACTATTGGTCTTGCTATGCGTCATGGGCCTGGGCGCCACGGCGACCGCTGCAGAAATTCCGATTCGGGATTTTTTTGAGCATGCCGAGGTAGCGAATATGAAGATTTCGCCCGATGGCAGCCATGTGGCGTTTACTTATGAGGCCGGCACAGAAGTCCGATTGGCCGTCATGAATCTGGCCAGCAAGAAAATAACGGCCTCATTTGAATTTGGCGACCAAATGCACGTGTTGGGCTTCGCTTGGGGTAACAACGAGCGTGTTCTGATGCAGGTCGGAAAGGTGACGGGTAATCTCGATAATATGGGGCGTCCGGCACACCTCTATGCGGCGAATATCGATGGCAAGAAACGCCAGCAGATATTTGAAATGCAGCGGTCGAGCTTCAATATCATCAGCTTGCTTCCAGATGATGACAGGCACATTCTGATCGCGAAGCGCCACTTTACTGACACCAGCGTCAGAGCGCATCTGCTGGATATCTATACCGGCGACCTTAAATATCTTGCCGATCAGCCTGATGCTGACAATATTTATCGCTTGATGGCGGACAACAGCGGCGCTGTTCGCATCGGCTTAGAATTCGTCGAAGGCGATACTATTGATGACGGACAAGTCATTTTGCATGTCAAGTCAACGAACGATGGCAATGGTGGAAAATGGAAAAAGGTTGCGCTTTCCTCCAAGCGAAAGTCGCCAACGCTCGATCCAGTTGGATTTTCATCCGATAACGATAAAGCTTATTTTGTTTCCAACTATGACTCAAAAGAAGGTGGATTGACTGGCTTATTTGAGTACAGCTTCAGTACGAATACAGTTCGATTAGTGGAGCGTGACAAAGTTGTAGATGTTTATGAACCGTCCGGCATCGGCGGTGTTATGACAATCAACGGTCACGATGGCGGATTGCTTGGCGTAACATACATGCCAGGAAAGCTAGAGTATTCATTTCTGCCTGATACGGGCAAGGACTCAGTCTTCATTAAGTCACTGGTAAACGCATTCAATGGCCAGATAGTTGATGTTACTTCGTTTACTGCGGATGGTACGAAAGCGATTGCTCACGTTAGCTCAGATAAAAACCCAGGCGAATTTTATCTGTTCGATGTCCAGTCGATGAAAGCCA is a window encoding:
- a CDS encoding alkaline phosphatase gives rise to the protein MKATVLTALALALGAATSAHAAGEAKNVIFFLGDGMGPTVVTAARLHKYGEAGQLTMGTLSRTAKIKTFSHDAQTTDSAPSMSAYMTGVKMNNEVLSMSADTLAQAPLRDGNNNAGLSGCDGSNGHAVPTLAELAKAKGKAAGVVTTTTITHATPAAVYAHICHRDAYYDIAKQAVPGGDGYNTALGNGLDVIMGGGANEWTPFNATTNNKGRADGRDLVAELGALGYTTVRSNTELAAVTPTAGSKLFGVFSSRSHLDYEFDRASNVNNTQPSLAEMTAKAIDVLKNDSDGYFLMVEGGRIDHALHGTNAKRALEDAVAFDDAIKLALTKVDLSNTLIVVTADHDHTMVFNGYGKKGNSVLDIVRDYKHNEPLLDADGQSYTTLVFGNGPNRPAIRTSVSSEQAMDPAYLQETIVRQGSETHGGGDVMLFADGAGAKSFKGTMDNTKVFSLVKDALGL
- a CDS encoding alpha/beta hydrolase family protein, whose amino-acid sequence is MKQLLLVLLCVMGLGATATAAEIPIRDFFEHAEVANMKISPDGSHVAFTYEAGTEVRLAVMNLASKKITASFEFGDQMHVLGFAWGNNERVLMQVGKVTGNLDNMGRPAHLYAANIDGKKRQQIFEMQRSSFNIISLLPDDDRHILIAKRHFTDTSVRAHLLDIYTGDLKYLADQPDADNIYRLMADNSGAVRIGLEFVEGDTIDDGQVILHVKSTNDGNGGKWKKVALSSKRKSPTLDPVGFSSDNDKAYFVSNYDSKEGGLTGLFEYSFSTNTVRLVERDKVVDVYEPSGIGGVMTINGHDGGLLGVTYMPGKLEYSFLPDTGKDSVFIKSLVNAFNGQIVDVTSFTADGTKAIAHVSSDKNPGEFYLFDVQSMKAKFLASRLPKLDTKSLASVAPVEFDARDGLKIHGYLTLPNNSSGKNLPLVMNIHGGPFGIRDDWGFHSDSQFLANRGYAVLQVNYRGSGGYGDDFHRAGWRQWGRKMQDDVTDATQWAIKQGIADPNRVCIYGGSYGGYATLWGVIKEPDLYKCAVGYVGVYDMLKFFNGDGSDASRGDKMDEWIALHIGDTEAELREISPAQHVDRIKADLLIAHGKNDVRVTMPHFDSLKASLDKIGKKFDWMVKPEGHGYYQLENRVALYGEMEKFLKKNIGEGAKQ
- a CDS encoding alkaline phosphatase yields the protein MKKQALVMVPVVAALALATLAGCKKEDEPKARNVIFFLGDGMGIAPMTAARVYAVGEDGELTMDTLPETAFVKTYSNDAQVTDSAPSMSAYMTGVKTNNEVLSMSPDTEAVTPGANSTNLCGSGNGQPVETLLELAEKHGRVTGIVSTARITHATPAATYAHICHRDLENDIAAQLVPAKRHYNRKLGDGIEVIFGGGARHFLPASAGGSRTDGVDLTAQLKAEGYVDVSKRAAFDSLNGSNTQKAFGLFTKSHMSYDLDRDPAKEPSLAEMTSKAIQILQQKRSGFFLMVEGGRIDHALHETNAKRALQDTVAFDNAIKAAIAEVRKTDPKLKNTLIVVTADHDHTMTMLGYAARTGKTTANNAGVLGVMRNYSDGSIATDADGMPFPILAFGNGENRPQGARSNFAPLTDAETSANNFHQEAAIRTAVGSETHGGTDVWLGALGYGADAFHGVIDNTEVFSLVRKAADL